In Anopheles gambiae chromosome 2, idAnoGambNW_F1_1, whole genome shotgun sequence, a single window of DNA contains:
- the LOC1273562 gene encoding large ribosomal subunit protein mL37: protein MRLTNTLLRQHIGFFFKKHWLQQGKRVPNSTGAEEELAARGITVVDPSEVLKEQRPREDFNIPGMVPPPVALDETHPLWKAEPAYVYGDTNVLLEGVRQAQSLLNTAVYDDLPLKVEEKLEQTKITTQLDRSMQQAVLSALVFDTEQVKNAIVKVPDRPAYKLPRTYGISEGRRNQLILSKLVTHCERFAGRAVNANRKVVFNARFLVPLVKDSERVLLNLKAESMIISQEPLKPLDTSVYRPLDVELPNLFPLKETVSIPVQNIYDWKNEYPISRNYKLSHPHTILIHCSPSDVKNATELPVSRDQIEGRTMLKAFTVAAARARQLYGDDVKTLPNPITVQAVQTDSKTFHFSVYQLNTLDLGSSTERNMWFRKAPLDLYSECGYIVGKPTLADYNKDVLRHFAVFYSN from the exons ATGCGGCTAACTAACACGCTTCTACGGCAGCACATAGGCTTCTTCTTCAAGAAGCACTGGCTGCAGCAGGGCAAACGTGTGCCGAACAGTACCGGTGCCGAGGAGGAGCTTGCTGCGCGCGGTATCACCGTCGTCGACCCGTCCGAGGTGCTGAAGGAGCAGCGACCTCGGGAGGACTTCAATATCCCCGGCATGGTACCGCCGCCGGTAGCGCTGGACGAAACGCATCCCCTGTGGAAGGCCGAACCGGCGTACGTGTACGGAGACACCaatgtgctgctggaaggcgTACGTCAGGCACAGAGCCTCCTGAACACGGCCGTGTACGACGATCTGCCGCTGAAGGTGGAGGAAAAGCTGGAGCAAACGAAAATAACAACCcagctcgatcgatcgatgcagCAAGCCGTCCTATCGGCACTGGTGTTCGACACGGAGCAGGTCAAAAACGCAATCGTAAAGGTGCCGGACCGTCCGGCGTACAAGCTGCCCCGCACGTACGGCATATCGGAGGGCAGACGGAA TCAGCTGATACTGTCCAAGCTCGTTACACACTGCGAACGTTTTGCGGGACGAGCCGTGAATGCGAACCGGAAGGTTGTGTTTAATGCACGATTTTTAGTCCCTCTGGTAAAGGACAGCGAACGGGTGCTGCTGAACCTGAAGGCGGAATCGATGATCATATCACAGGAACCGCTGAAACCGCTCGATACGTCCGTCTATCGGCCGCTGGATGTTGAGCTTCCCAATCTGTTCCCGCTGAAGGAGACGGTTTCCATACCGGTGCAAAACATTTACGACTGGAAGAACGAATATC CCATCAGCCGTAACTATAAGCTGTCCCATCCGCACACCATTCTCATCCACTGTTCGCCAAGCGACGTGAAAAACGCCACCGAGCTACCCGTATCGCGCGATCAAATCGAAGGGCGAACGATGCTGAAAGCGTTCACTGTCGCTGCGGCCCGAGCCCGTCAGCTGTATGGGGACGATGTGAAAACGCTACCCAATCCTATCACGGTGCAGGCGGTGCAAACCGACAGCAAAACGTTCCACTTTAGCGTCTATCAGCTGAACACGCTCGATCTTGGCTCCAGCACGGAACGTAACATGTGGTTCCGCAAGGCACCGCTCGACCTGTACTCGGAGTGTGGCTACATCGTCGGCAAACCGACGCTGGCCGACTATAACAAGGACGTGCTGCGGCATTTTGCCGTATTCTATTCAAACTAG
- the LOC1273561 gene encoding V-type proton ATPase subunit E translates to MALSDADVQKQIKHMMAFIEQEANEKAEEIDAKAEEEFNIEKGRLVQQQRLKIMEYYEKKEKQVELQKKIQSSNMLNQARLKVLKVREDHVSNVLDECRRRLGEVTKDPARYGEILTALITQGLLQLMEAKVLIRGRQADAQVIQNVLPAAVELYKSKCGRDVVVTLDTENFLPADTTGGVDLLAQSGRIKVANTLESRLELIAQQLVPEIRNALFGRNMNRKFND, encoded by the exons ATGGCTCTCAGCGATGCCGATGTCCAGAAACAG ATCAAGCACATGATGGCCTTCATCGAGCAGGAGGCCAACGAGAAGGCGGAAGAGATCGATGCGAAAGCCGAGGAAGAGTTCAACATCGAGAAGGGCCGcctggtgcagcagcagcgcctgAAGATCATGGAGTACTacgaaaagaaggaaaagcagGTCGAGCTGCAGAAGAAGATCCAGTCTTCGAACATGCTGAACCAGGCCCGCTTGAAGGTGCTGAAAGTGCGCGAGGACCATGTATCCAACGTGCTCGATGAATGCCGTCGTCGTCTCGGCGAAGTGACGAAGGATCCCGCCCGCTACGGCGAGATCCTGACTGCCCTCATCACTCAGGGATTGCTACAG CTGATGGAGGCCAAGGTCCTCATCCGTGGCCGTCAGGCGGACGCTCAGGTTATCCAGAACGTACTGCCGGCCGCTGTAGAGCTGTACAAGTCCAAGTGCGGCCGTGACGTGGTGGTCACGCTCGATACGGAAAATTTCCTACCGGCCGACACAACGGGCGGAGTTGACCTGTTGGCACAGTCGGGACGCATCAAG GTGGCCAACACTCTTGAGTCGCGATTGGAGTTGATTGCCCAGCAGTTGGTGCCGGAGATCCGTAATGCGCTGTTCGGTCGCAACATGAACCGCAAGTTCAACGACTAA
- the LOC1273560 gene encoding copper homeostasis protein cutC homolog, whose product MQILLEVCVDTFESAVAAIQGGADRIELCSALSEGGLTPSVGLLREIKQYLAAEYAAPLLSGRPTIFPVYCMIRCRRGSDFCYSAQEMNAMLWDMRLLKQNGADGFVFGALDPSSSGRVHRQHCEQVVVAAGELPLTFHRAIDCTEEGALGENLKLIAELGFSTVLTSGLKPTAEQGMETITKMKEIADQLTGKSLRVMPGSGVSTQNARQILQRTGCDAIHGSASITKPAGGHQTGTISMGGSNVDAMPLKVCSKAKVQELRQLIDSLV is encoded by the exons atgcaaattctACTAGAAGTGTGTGTCGATACATTCGAATCTGCCGTTGCAGCGATTCAGGGTGGCGCCGACCGTATAGAGCTCTGCTCTGCGCTGAGCGAAGGTGGCCTGACGCCATCGGTGGGACTGTTGCGAGAAATAAAGCAATACCTTGCAGCGGAATACGCAGCACCATTGCTAAGCGGTCGTCCAACGATCTTCCCCGTGTACTGCATGATACGGTGCCGAAGGGGTAGTGATTTTTGCTACTCCGCGCAGGAAATGAACGCAATGCTGTGGGATATGCGGCTGTTGAAACAGAACGGTGCCGATGGGTTCGTGTTCGGCGCACTGGATCCATCATCATCCGGCCGCGTGCATCGACAACACTGCGAACAAGTGGTTGTGGCGGCGGGAGAGCTGCCGCTAACCTTTCACCGTGCCATTGACTGCACGGAGGAGGGCGCACTGGGCGAGAATCTAAAACTGATAGCTGAGCTGGGCTTTTCGACCGTTTTGACGAGTGGATTGAAACCGACGGCAGAGCAAGGGATGGAAACGATCACTAAAATGAAGGAAATAGCAGATCAG CTCACCGGTAAATCGCTTCGGGTGATGCCCGGTTCGGGAGTATCGACGCAAAATGCACGGCAAATACTGCAACGTACCGGATGCGATGCAATACACGGATCGGCAAGCATAACGAAACCGGCGGGAGGTCATCAAACAGGAACCATATCGATGGGTGGAAGCAATGTCGATGCTATGCCATTGAAGGTGTGCAGTAAAGCAAAGGTGCAAGAGTTGCGCCAGTTGATCGATAGCTTAGTGTAG